AATAAGCATGAGCTATCCAACATGACAGTAAActcggttggtcaaggcaaaggtaatgAAATCTAGGACatccttaattgggacccatcaagtTTAAACTATCAGGTGCATAGCGATGTTATCATTATAAAGGTGAATAGGACTTAAAGAAGTGACCATgaacacgacttgccttcttgctcTTGCTCTTGCTGCATGTAGTCCTCGAAAGCCGGTTCCACGAACCCCTCGAGCTGCTGACCGTCTATACGCATCACACCgacacatacaagcaaacaaatgcataacataagaaaacagtacaccaatcaatATAAATAGAGAAAACAGGCTTACCAAACTATTCTACGCGTCAAAACAAACACGTGGATATAAGGAACGCTAGAAACGGAGCTAGGATGCGAAAACTACTCTTAAAACGAGCTACAGGGGCCTATCTGCAAGAAAAACTAAACTTCCAAGGGCTAACAGCAAGAAACTAGTGACCTAAATGTAATTACACGTATAAACTAAAGGTCTTCCGCGCAAAAACACAACTCAGGACGGCGGGTTCTATTACGCGAAAATGTAGGGGCCTAAGCGAAAGAAAACAGGACTTAATTCTAATTAATTTTTGAACTGCGGAGGGTGGTTGCGCAAAAGGAAAAAATCTGCAGGGACTCTTTAACAAAACCCGCGGGGCTGACCGGTACCGGCCGGCTTGACTCGCGAGCGGGCGGATGGCAGTCGTTGGATTTGGATCCGGTGGCTATcggcggatgcggcggcgctCGGTGGCGGAATAGGCGATGCGCGGCGGCAGGTCACCGGCGACTCGCCGGCGTTGCTCGAAAACGAGCACTCGGGCTCAACTTTGGACCAGAACTAGACCAGGGGGCAGAGAAGCACACGGTGAACACGTTTGGGCAGGCGTCGGTGAGTAGGACATGGCGAAGACGGCGGTGCGGGACGCGACGGCGAGCCAGCGCTCCGGCAAGCTCACGAGGGCGGAGAAAGTCGCGGCGTTGCGCGGAAAGGGCACGGCCGGGATCCTTACCTCCGTGCGAATCTCCAGCGGTGCTGCGGCGATGAGGAGGGTgatggcggcgctggagctttgGGGAGCAGCgtcgcgggagagagagagggagggagggagggagggagagagaaagaaagagctCGATGCGGGGGAGAggtgctgtggtggtggtgtgtgtgtggggggggtatttatagcccGGGTGGCGAACAGATAGGGGTGGCTGCCGTTGTTGGCTAGCGGCGGAGTCGGAGGATGGCGACGGAGCCGTTGCGCGATGTGGGGGAGTGGCGGAAGTGGCGCGTGTTGGAGTggcggaagaggaggaggaggttgcgGGAGCGTGCTGCGTGCGGACAACCGGAGGTGCGGGATGACAAgcgggtcccacctgtcagcgGCTGAGGGAGGAGGTGAGTggagctgggccggcgcggTGATCTGGGCCAGTGACGAGCTGCTGGGCTGGAAGGGGAAAACGGGCCGCCTGCGCTAGTGTTGCTGGGCTGCGAGGTGCGGAGGGAAGAATGTGGCCCAAGCGAGGGAAGCAAAGGAAGGATAGTTTTGAAATAAGAGTAAATTTTAgaaatttgaactcaaattcaaattcaagccACACAAAAATATGCAcgagcatgaatgcacaatgaACTCCTACGATGGATTAATAAATTATGATAAGGTTATTAAATGCCTAAGATTTTTTAAATGCGGCCCTATTTGAGcgaattttaatgaatttgaaaaTCTCaaatttttgggtgttacagtTAGACTAGAATTTCACCTTTTCCTCTTGATTTCCATAGTATGCTGAGATGCAACGGGGTCTTTTACATACAATACAACAACTTCAGCTAGAATTAACTGAGGCAAGAGAACGGTCTGGTGCATCAAATGTGAACTGAGGCAAGAGCAAAAGACTGAATCAAAAGTTTCTATTTTACTTTGAGTTTCTTGTATAGTTTTTCATCTGTTTGTTAGCATCTCACATTTGAGCTCCCCCTTTAAAACCAGGATGAAAGAGCTGCATCTGACAAGCAACCTGAGCCTGTACCTAGACAGCAGCAGAAGCCTTCAAACTTTTATACAGCAGCTCCCCAGATTCATTTCAAAAACAATGCGGCAGAGTTCAATCCTAATGCTGTAAATCAGGTTGACACAGTGAAATCAGCTGTGGGTGGTTTTGGTTCACAGTTACCTCGTGTACCAAAGGAGCCTGCTCTCCTAGATGAGAGAGCTCTATTGGCTTGCATTGTACGTGCAGTTCCTGCAGGACCTGAGGCTGCTGCAATCAGAATTAGTACAACTGTGAGCAGTACGCTAGGAACGATTTGTGCGCAAATTACGGTGCTGCCGGATGTGATTACAGGACTAAAGTCACCCGCGAGCACTAAAGTGTCCTGGTGTCGTCTCTCTCCACTGTCTCTCTCCTATCTCCAGGAGGGCCGCGGGAGGCAGGAGCGGTGGGCCGCGGGGtcgagcggcgcgggcgcggagggCGGTGGGAGCGGTTCCGGCGGCGTCCGGTGGCGGGCGGGAGTGGAGGGGCGGCTCTGGAGGGATTGCTAGATCTGGAGGAGCGGCTCCCCAGCGCCCCCGATCTCCGGCGGCGAGGCTGCGCGGCACACGgggccgggcgcggcggcgtgccTCCAGCGGCGCTCGAGGCCCCAGCCTCCCGGCGGTGAGGCGGCGTGAGGGGTCGGAGGCGAGGTTGCGCACGGGAACGAGGACGCCGCCAGCGagccatttgtgctggctcaaaaTTGTTGGTGGGTGCTAGGCCCGCCAGCGTAGTGGGGTGGGGTTTTGACCGCCAGTAAAAACGTTTTTTTGGCGTAGTGGAGTTCTATCCTTATTGCCTTGTGTTGCTGTTACTCCTGTGGCgcaaagcactcggcaaaagagaGGGCCTGCAGCTGATTCCAGATCGTCAAATGCAATTCCCTCCGGAAATGGCTTCACTGATCAGTTTAACATCATTCAGCGGGTCAGTGATGTGACAATTTCAGGCAAAGTAAGAAACACCCAAGACAATGGCTTCTCAGATGAAGTTCGAACTGGGCAGCCATCTATGCACGCAGCTGCTGTGAATGGCGTAAGACATGACAAAGGTGCAAGCAATATCAGACATGGTTATGGAGGAAAGCAACAGGGGAGGTATGGTCCATTCCTGATGTGATGTGATGTCAAATCCTAGACTAGTCTTTCAAATGCTAACTAGGTGTAAATTTCTCTTGTATTGCAGGTCGACTGGGACGGCATACAATTCCAGAAGATGAAGTGCTTTCACTGGGTATGTAAAATACATTCTTTTAACGGTCATGTGGTCCAAATTTACTCAGCCTTTTCTTGTCCACTAGCCTGTAAGTTTTTTGTCCTTAGCTTTATCCTTGCTATAGGGTCTTCAATTAGAATCAGCTAAAATATAGTATGGCATCAGAGTTCTTGGTATTGTTTTTGAAAATTCGATTGTATAACAAATTTCAAAATGTTTCCATTTGAGCTTTTGCAACAAATGGTTGTACTTGCCTTGCTGTTGCTGTAACATATTATCATGCCTTGCATCTTACTTGTTCATAGCTGCCAAATGTAGTAAACATTTTTGCATAATCATTTGCTCTTACTGCCCTTGCCTTACTGTGTTTGTCTTTGCCACTATCATCTGGTCTTGCATTGGACTTAATCGTCCATACTAGCTGCTACAACAGATGCTCACTAGATCTACGGATTAGAAACTCTGCATCATTCTGAACTACTTCACTGCTTTGTTTTGTAGATCCAACTGGTTTTTGAGGGTGAAGTGGTCGGGAACCATCATGCAAGTGGCAACCTTGTAGAAGGCTTGGAAGCGGTCGGATGCTGAAGATGACCAGGATTAAAAATTATTCTAGATTTATTGTTGCACCATTGCTTTTCACAGCGCCTGCCCTGGTTGGGTTTCGGAGAAGCTGTACTGAAATCCTCTAGCCCCCCAGAATCAGAAAAAGGCTGTGGAAGTTTTGCGTCTGTGTAACCTGTCTGTGCTTGTATTGTGGTGCATTTGAATGATGTGGTAGCGTCTTTATATGCCCTTTGTCTTGGTGTTCCGTGAAGTTTACCTTTCGAAAGCGACCACTCGATTCTAGCTCTCGACCTGTAGCCTTCGTGATACCATCGATCACAACCAAATCAATTGCCCGTTCGTATTTTTCTCTAAACGACTTGTATTTGAGTCACAGAGTGAGCTTGGTGGTGTACACACCACTCTTTAGCCGTCAACATGATCTGCTGCCTTCTCTTTAGCCGTCGTCAGCAACTCAGCATAGTTTataattagaaaaataaaatgccGTGTCACTTTGCAGTTTTGTAGTGGCAGTTTTGAAATTGTAGACAAAAGAAAGAACTGTGGCATGTGTGCTACTCTGAGATGCAAGTGGCTGCGTGCTGAAATATCTTCCCCGTCACATGCGTGGCTGTTGATGGTCTGGGCCAGCTTGGATTGATGGTTGACAGGCGGACGACCAAAAATATCAGCGTGCATTATTGCACCTACCAGCAAGtctcttccttctttccatCACCTGTTGCCTCTTCTCAGATCTCCCTGTGGTTGAGCCTGTGAGGAAGAGCAAGGAAGCTCTGCGAGCAAGGAAACATGGCAGAGTCGCTGCTGCTCCCCGTGGTGCGCGGCGTCGTCGGCAAGGCGGCAGACACTCTCGTGCAGAGCATCACTAGCATGTGGGGCGTCGATGATGACCGGCGCAAGCTCGAGCGCCACCTGGTGTACGTGCAGTCCTTGCTGGCCGACGCCGAGGCGAAGAGCGAGACCAACCGCGCCGTCCGGACGTGGATGAAGGAGCTCAAGGCCGCCGCGTACCAGGCCGACGACGTCCTCGACGACTTCCAGTACGAGGCGCTGCGCCGTGAGGCAATGAGCGACCAGTCCGTGGCAAGCAAGGTACTGATCAACTTCACCTCAAAGAATCGTCTTGCATTTCGTTGTAAAGCGAGCAGAAACCTGAAGAATGTGCTCAAAAAGATTGACGAGCTCGTGACCGAGATGGCAAAGTTTGGCCTGGTGAAGCTTGCGGAGGAACCGCCGCAAGCTCTTCCTCGGCAGACGCACTCAGCACTGGATGAATCCATGGAGATATTTGGCAGAGAAGATGACAAAGATGGGGTGGTGGAACTGTTGGTGGACCAGCAAGATCGGCAGGATGTACAAGTGCTGCCCATCCTTGGAATGGGGGGTGTGGGCAAGACCACGCTAGCCAAGATGGTGTACAACAACGACAAAATTCAGAAGCACTTTGAATTGAGGATGTGGCACTGCGTGTCAGAAAATTTTGAAGCTATTCCTCTTGTTAGATCTGTAATTGAGTTGGCTACAAGTAGCAGATGTGATCTGCCTGACACGATCGAGCTGCTGCGAGGAAAACTGCAGGAAGCTATTGGCCGCAAAAGGTTCCTACTCATTCTCGATGATGTGTGGAACGAAGACCGAAAGAAGTGGGAGGATGACTTGAGG
The genomic region above belongs to Setaria italica strain Yugu1 chromosome VI, Setaria_italica_v2.0, whole genome shotgun sequence and contains:
- the LOC101757882 gene encoding putative disease resistance protein RGA3, with protein sequence MAESLLLPVVRGVVGKAADTLVQSITSMWGVDDDRRKLERHLVYVQSLLADAEAKSETNRAVRTWMKELKAAAYQADDVLDDFQYEALRREAMSDQSVASKVLINFTSKNRLAFRCKASRNLKNVLKKIDELVTEMAKFGLVKLAEEPPQALPRQTHSALDESMEIFGREDDKDGVVELLVDQQDRQDVQVLPILGMGGVGKTTLAKMVYNNDKIQKHFELRMWHCVSENFEAIPLVRSVIELATSSRCDLPDTIELLRGKLQEAIGRKRFLLILDDVWNEDRKKWEDDLRPLLCSSIGGSGSTIVVTSRSPKVALIMGTLPPRELVCLSEDDSWELFSKKAFSKGVQEQAEFVKIGRCISEKCKGLPLALKTMGGLMSSKQQIQEWEAIADCNISDTNRGKDEVLPILKLSYKHLSPEMKQCFAFCSVFPKDYEMEKDMLIQLWMANGYVHEEETIDLYLQ